Genomic segment of Streptomyces alboniger:
CGAAGGCGTGCATGTACCGGTCGGAGGCCTGGTTGTCGGGAGTGATGGTGCATTCCACGAAGCGGTAGGTGTCGGCCACCAGGCGGTCGAGCATGCGGCCGGCCAGGCCGACGCCCTGCCAGAGGGGTGAAACGGCGGTCTGCCACACGAACAGGGTGTCGGGGCTGTCTGGCCGCGTGAACCCGGCAGTGAAACCGCAGAGGTCCTCCTCGCTGCTGGCGACGATCGAAGAGGCGGCGAAGTCCCGGCACCACATGAGGTAGAAGTGTGGGGAGTTGGTGTCCAGGTTCGCGGTGTCCCGCACCAGGCGCCACATGGCGGCGGCGTCACCGGCGATGGGCTGGCGGAGAGTGACACCCGATGGGGACGGTGAGTCCCCGGTGGCTGGGTGACGCGGGGTGGGGCGCGGCATCAAGACCTCACTTTTCGGGACGGAGTCGCCAGGACTGCTGAGGCCGGACGTCGCTCGCCGCCGTGTCTGCCTCTCCCCCGCTGTTGTAGGCGGCGCGGGCCCATACGTCGAGGTCGACCTGACACCGCTGGCCGGTATTCGTCCCCGCGCTTCACGGCAGTTCACGCGCTCCCTCGGCCCCTTCGCACAGGATGTGCGGGGGGGGGCAGTGAAATCCCCGGCACTGGTTCTCCAGCTTCCGGAGCCGGCTGCCCAAGGACATATACGACGATCACTCTCACGTGAGGTAGCGATCCCGCATCTCATGTATGGCGATGATCAGGCAGCGTTCGCGGACGAAGTCGGCGTGGACATTCACAGCTGCTGGAGGCAGGTGCTCCACAGCCTCGTCGATGGCCGCCAGGGCTTGTGCGTACCGCCCCAGACCCCGGTGAGCCGTCGCTTCCCGGAACAGTGCGATCGGGTCGACGCGGTCGGCGAACGCTTTTCTGCCCAAAATGTGGAACATGGCTCTCTCGCGGCCAGCAAGGCCATGTGCGAGCCACAGCCCGTGCAACAGGACGTGCAACGTCTTGACATGGTCGCCAGCCTGCGCGAGCACCTCTTCCATGAGCGTGTACCCACGGCTGTTGGACTGGGCCAGCAAGGCGAACGCCCGTAACGCCCGTGTGTAGCAGTCCAATTCGTGACGCCCAGGCGAGGCGAGTGTGCCGAGGAGGGATTCGATGCTGTGACACCGGAAGTCATAGCGCAGACCATTGAGGTACAGGTGGCGCAGTGCACGGGCCCTAGTCAGGTCGTCGTGGCGGGCGATTTCCTGTGGGTCCAGGAACAGCAGCGCGCTGCGTCCGATGGAGCGTGCCTGCCACGCGGCATCGGCACAGACCTCGGCCGATTCTTGCCACGTGGCCTCTACACCGCCGAGCAGGTCCGCGAGCAGCAGGGGCCAATTCTCGCCCTGCGCGGCCGAGGTCGCTGCGGCGGTTCGAAGGCGATTCAGCAGTGCCTCGCGCTCGCTCGGGGCCATGGCCTGAGTCATCGGGTTCTCTCCTCTCCGATCCGAGGATCCGAGGGCCGGAACGAAGGGTTGTGGGGGGGAGCAGGGCAGAGAAGAGCGGGCAGATCTCGTAACGGGCTCCGAGGGTCCCCAGAGCCCGTGTACAAGTGCCGTGCACATGTACCAGGACCAACGATGACGCTCCCAGATCCGTCACGACTCGATGGCGCGGTCCGAGTTCCTCACCAGGCAGCTACCTCGTTGGCCAAGTCCCCGGTCATCTATCGGAAACCAGCCGTCGGCGTTTCCGGCAATCCGTGGGAAGAGCGCGGCGTGAGGGCTGGCACCGATCACGATGGGGACGGATCCGTTGGGAGGCTTCGGCCATGCGTAGGACGGTCTGATCGACATGAGATCGGATCATGTTGCGCCGACCGGTGGCGGCCACCGCGGCTCACGCCCTCCAGTATCGAAGGCGCCGCTTCTCGCGTGCGGCCCGTGAGTCCGGGGCCCGAGACCCTGGCGGCGGACTCAAATGGCGGAGCGTGCGAGCGTACGCACGCGCCTACAGGGCTTCCGCGCGCCCGGCATCGCCACCACGGGCGGACAGGATTGCCCATAGGGGGACGGTCACCGCGCCTTCACACCCAACAACCTCACCGACACGGACATCTACCTCTTCACCGAGGAGGACTGCGAGCAGGCTTGGCTCCAATCCGGCCCGGCGGTAGCCCGCCCCGGCGGCACCTCGGCCCGCCCCATGTCAGCCCTGCCATACGCCGCACAGTGCGGCGCGTGCCGGATGGCCACGAAGTGAGGTGGCTCCGTCGGCGGGTGAGCGAAGATCAGTTCACAGCCATACTCAAGGAGAACGGTCCACTCCGGTTACCCGTACTATCGCTACGGTAGGCACCTGCGCACTAAAGTCTGCCGCCATCCCGCCGACACCGGTCCGGGAAAGCACATATGTGCAGCAGGCCCTCCACATCCGGCCTCAGGTCCAGGAAAGGTTGTGCGCCCCATGTCCGAGAGTGTTTCCGCTTCCGAACTGACATCGCAGTACGCGGCTCAAGTACGTGCCGACCTCGAACACAACGCCAAGGAGCAACAACGTCTGGGAGCGGAAATCGCCGCTCTACAGGAGCAGTTGGAAGCCCACCAGCGTAACCACGCGGTGCTGGTGAGCATCCAGCAGGCGATCGGCGCGGCACCGGCTTCCGCAGAGCCTGCGGCCCCGTCGGTCGGTGCCACGGTGCCTGCCCCACGCACCACGAAGAAGACCACCGAGGCCGATGCGACCAAGCGGGGGCGGGCCAAGAAGACAAGGGCCGCCTCCCAGCCCCGTCGTGGCACAACCAAGCCGACTGCCGAGAAGGGTTCCGGCAAGGCCGCATCCACCAAAGCAACACAGCCGACACTGGTCGACCTGATCCGGAACCACCTCAGCGAGCAGAGCGAACCACGCTCGGCGGCAGAGATCACCTCAGCTCTTGCCCAGGCCCATCCTGACCGCAGCGTCAAGACCACCGTGGTGCGCACCACGGTCGAGGGGTTGGTGGCCAAGAGCCAGGCGCAGCGCAGCAAGCAGGGCTCGTCCGTCTTCTACACGGCTTCCGCGGTGCCAGATCAGGCGGCTCAGCCGAAGCCGGAGGAGCAGCCCGCTCAAGTCGGCGCGTGACACCGCCGAGGCACGCCCGTGCCGGCCGCTGAGCCTTGAGCAGGAACGCCAGGCGGTCGGTTGCGTGATCCGCGGGAGCAAAGAGTCCCGGCCCTCATCGGCCGGGACTTGCTCCTGCTCCGCTGCC
This window contains:
- the ectA gene encoding diaminobutyrate acetyltransferase produces the protein MPRPTPRHPATGDSPSPSGVTLRQPIAGDAAAMWRLVRDTANLDTNSPHFYLMWCRDFAASSIVASSEEDLCGFTAGFTRPDSPDTLFVWQTAVSPLWQGVGLAGRMLDRLVADTYRFVECTITPDNQASDRYMHAFARNRQAALQQRPLFPSEDFPEPGHDPEILYRIGPLPPLA